The nucleotide sequence CATCTCTCCAACTGGAGTGGTGTACACCATCCCAGAAATTTATACAGAAGATGCAGTTGAGCTATTAGATAAGTTAGGATACAAGCCATTTCTAGAGAAGAATTGTGCAAAAGTATCTGTTGTTGGTGCAGGAATGACAGGAGTGCCAGGGGTAACGGCTAGAATCGTGCAAACCCTAACAGATGCCGGCGTGCAGATTTTACAATCCGCAGATAGTCACACCACGATTTGGGTCCTTATTCGTCAGGATGACCTTGTTCCAGCTGTCAATGCCCTTCATCAAACATTTGAATTAAATGTTCAATAAATGAAAAGATAATAGTTAGATAAGAAAGAGGATACGGTCTAATACTGTATCCTCGTATCTACCTACCCTGCATGAAGCGTATGAAAGGGGAACAGAAGAATGTACTTTGGTAAGGTTTTAACAGCGATGGTTACCCCGTTTGATGGCGAGGGGAACCTAGATTTAGATCGAACAACAGAATTGGTGAACTACCTTTTAGATAATGGCACAGATGGATTGGTTGTTGCGGGGACGACTGGAGAATCTCCAACGTTATCCCACGCCGAGAAATTATCCTTATTTAAGCATGTAGTGGAAGTGGTTGACAAACGGGTTCCGGTCATAGCGGGTACTGGTAGTAACAATACAGAGGCTAGTATAAAGCTTACGAAGGAAGCAGAGGCTGTTGGGATTGACGCTGCTTTACTAGTGACACCATACTACAATAAACCAAGTCAGCAGGGTCTTATTCAGCATTTTAATGAAGTGGCCAATCAAACGACATTACCAATCATGCTTTATAACATTCCAGGTCGATCCGTTGTTCGCATACAGCCAGAAACGGTGATAGAGCTTGCCCAGACTTCAAATATTGTCTCCATTAAAGATTCGACTGGTGACTTAGATGCTATTTCTTCTATAATTGAAAGTACTCCAGACGATTTTTCTTTATATAGTGGGGACGATAGTTTAACCTTACCAATCTTATCGATTGGAGGAGAAGGTATTGTATCCGTTGCTTCTCATGTCATTGGCCAACAATTGCAAGAGATGGTAACGGCTTATGAACAAGGAAATGTAAAAGAAGCGGCTAACATGCACCGTAAACTTCAACCGATTATGAAAGGCATGTTTATTGCACCATCGCCAACCCCTGTGAAAGCTGCATTAAAAGCAAAAGGCTTGGATGTAGGTAATGTTCGATTACCGCTTATTGATCTATCTTCCGAGGAACAAAAGCAATTATTTGAGATACTATCATGGATATGATGGAGAATTAGAAACGATGACTTTTTTAGAGAAGTCATCGTTTTTGTTTATTAAAAGGAAAGTGCTGGTAAGTATCGAAATGGATAGGGAGGAGGAATGCAATATGGTTAAATATGTGTTATTTGATTTTGACGGAACGTTAGCAGATTCTAGAAATGTATTCATTTCAGCATGGAATCAATTGTCTGATGAATATCGTTTCAAAAAAATACGACATGAGGACCTAGATGAACTACGAGGAATGACGATTAAGGAAAGAAGTAAACGATTGAACTTTCCGATGGTAAAAATGCCTGTTGTTCTCTCAAAACTTTATCAATGTTATCAGAAATCCATTGATGACATTCTTTTATACGATGGTGTTAAAGAGTTGTTAGAGACATTAGAGAAGGAAGGGTATCAGCTTGCGGTCTTATCTTCTAATAAAGAAGATGTGATTAAAGCTTTTTTACAAAAACACCAGATTAATTCAATTCCAACCATAGTGTGTTCCAGTAAAATATTCGGAAAAGACAGGTTGATGAAGAAATTTATGCGAGATCATAAGGTTCGTGCTTCTCAGATTCTATACATAGGCGATGAGCATAGGGATATTGTTGCTTGTCGAAAGACTGGAATAAAAGTAGCTTGGGTGAGCTGGGGCTATGATTCCATGGAAGTTGTCAAACGAGAGAAACCAGATTTCATTGTAAACAAGCCGGAAGATATTTTACAAATAATCTAATATCGTTCATGGTTGGTAGTATAAATTCTGGAAATAACCTTTCATTTATTACATAATACGATACAATAAGAAAGGGAAAATATCCCATTAAAGAAAAGCCGAGGAGGATTTGGATGAGCAAATATAGTTGGTTATCACTCATTCTATTCATAGGTAGTGTCTTTTTCTTTTTTCTATTTAAAGGACCGAATGCCGATCTTTTATTAGGTGTTATTGTATTTGGTGTATTATCAATTGCTGGAATCATTTGTTCCATCTTGACAAAGCGCTGGGCTTGGATTATCGGAGGAGGTTTAGTGCATGGAGGAGTATTAGGCTTTTCTTACACCCTTTTATTAGCTGGTGGAATTGCTGGTTTCTAAGGAGATGAATGTACATGAAATATATGTTCTCATACGGTTTAGCAACCATTGTTTTTGTATTGTCAACGTTCGTAAGCTGGTATGAAGGAAGTGCGATAAGATCAGACCCATGGGAATGGACATATACGGCACTTTTTTCAAAGTGGTGGAATGGAGAAATCACGAGTAGTGCAGATATCGTGCAGCTGGATCACTTTCTTTATGCAGCTAAGTTTACGCCTATTTTTCCCTTCCTCATGTTCATCAGTTTCAGCTTTATTGTGGCTATGACTACCTATTTATCTCTGAAAGGGAGACGTAGAGGCTTGATAGGGAGCTTTATATGTATCGGTTTGGCGTATATGTTTATCGGCATTATGCTTACAAATGCAACGACAGATGGTGGCCAATTATTCCAGTATGGTTCTTTTAGTATGGGCTTTATATATTTGTTAAGTTTGGTCCTTTTTAAAAGACATAATAGGGAGTCTATTCCCGTTCATTAATTATTTCCTATTTAATATATGGAAGGGTGAATTTGGTGAAGGAACAAAGAATGTTCTGGTTTTCAGTTGCGGTCTGTTTGACCTTGTTTATCGTTATCGGATTTAGCTCTCAAATTCTTCCAGCAAACTCTTCAGATTCACTTGCAATAATTTCAGCGAAGCCAAACTCAGACTATAATCAAACATTTGAAGAACTGGGAATGGGGGTGGTTTATGATTTTCAGATGACTCTTCCACAGGCCGATGAAACATGGGTAAAGATTTGGGTTGACGCGTATCAAAGTGGTAAGGAAATACAGTCCAATCCTGTTGGAGTATTGTCTTACGGATTAAGCCCAAATGAATATGAAGAAGGGCACATAGGTTTAGCCCTTGTAGAGGAAGAAGGGGGAAATCCGTTGCTGGTTCTTTATGCGCCTGGAGTAAAAACGTTACCTAGTCAGCTTTCCATTCCTTTGGATATTGTAGCTGGGGGAAACATAACCGATTATGCTATTGGCATGGAGGACATTCATCTAACGGAAGGAGAAACGAAGTTATTAGCTGTCCATAGAACCGTTAAGGATTCTGCTCATCTTATGGATTGGAATGATGCCACGGCTAGGCAGACCATGATTCAAGAGTCAGAGACCGCCCTTCTTCTAAAAATAAAAGTAGCTAAAGAAATGCCTGAAACAAAATAAATATTGTTAAAAGTGGTGTAGTACATGAGGTTTTTAAGTATTTTTATTCATTATATACTTAGTATCTTTGGTCTCGTTGTTGTAAGCTGTCTTCCTGTATTTTTTAAGAATTCTT is from Radiobacillus kanasensis and encodes:
- the dapA gene encoding 4-hydroxy-tetrahydrodipicolinate synthase codes for the protein MYFGKVLTAMVTPFDGEGNLDLDRTTELVNYLLDNGTDGLVVAGTTGESPTLSHAEKLSLFKHVVEVVDKRVPVIAGTGSNNTEASIKLTKEAEAVGIDAALLVTPYYNKPSQQGLIQHFNEVANQTTLPIMLYNIPGRSVVRIQPETVIELAQTSNIVSIKDSTGDLDAISSIIESTPDDFSLYSGDDSLTLPILSIGGEGIVSVASHVIGQQLQEMVTAYEQGNVKEAANMHRKLQPIMKGMFIAPSPTPVKAALKAKGLDVGNVRLPLIDLSSEEQKQLFEILSWI
- a CDS encoding HAD hydrolase-like protein, translated to MVKYVLFDFDGTLADSRNVFISAWNQLSDEYRFKKIRHEDLDELRGMTIKERSKRLNFPMVKMPVVLSKLYQCYQKSIDDILLYDGVKELLETLEKEGYQLAVLSSNKEDVIKAFLQKHQINSIPTIVCSSKIFGKDRLMKKFMRDHKVRASQILYIGDEHRDIVACRKTGIKVAWVSWGYDSMEVVKREKPDFIVNKPEDILQII
- a CDS encoding YjdJ family protein — translated: MKYMFSYGLATIVFVLSTFVSWYEGSAIRSDPWEWTYTALFSKWWNGEITSSADIVQLDHFLYAAKFTPIFPFLMFISFSFIVAMTTYLSLKGRRRGLIGSFICIGLAYMFIGIMLTNATTDGGQLFQYGSFSMGFIYLLSLVLFKRHNRESIPVH